The following coding sequences lie in one Arachis ipaensis cultivar K30076 chromosome B03, Araip1.1, whole genome shotgun sequence genomic window:
- the LOC107632734 gene encoding cysteine-rich repeat secretory protein 38-like has protein sequence MAAMAVASENLFLLLSVLVIFTSLATSQPDFVHYVCKDNNGNYTANSTYSSNLNTLLSNLSSIIGTTNDYRFYNLSNGQNTDKVNLIWMCRGDVTKEDCLSCLNDSRILLPKVCPNQKEATGWYDYCMLRYSNRSIFGIMDSNRWEIHNKKNVNDANEFNQVAADLMQSLRSKAAAISGESLIKFSAGEAKVGAGFQTVYAHVKCTNDLSELECNECLTEGISHIPTCCNGKIRARIFTPSCNLRYDTQLYFDSLSVLPPQPSLSPAPSSPTATATPKQGF, from the coding sequence ATGGCTGCCATGGCCGTAGCTTCTGAAAACTTGTTCTTACTTCTTTCTGTCCTTGTCATCTTCACGTCTCTAGCCACCTCTCAACCAGATTTTGTTCACTATGTCTGTAAGGACAACAATGGTAACTACACAGCTAACAGTACCTACAGTTCAAACCTCAATACCCTCTTGTCCAACCTCTCTTCTATCATAGGAACTACCAATGACTACCGTTTCTACAATCTCTCCAATGGACAAAACACAGACAAAGTTAACCTGATTTGGATGTGCAGAGGAGATGTTACAAAAGAAGATTGCCTTAGCTGTTTGAACGATTCAAGAATCCTTCTGCCAAAGGTTTGTCCAAACCAGAAGGAGGCAACAGGGTGGTATGATTACTGCATGTTGCGCTACTCGAACCGGTCCATATTTGGGATCATGGACTCCAATCGGTGGGAGATACATAACAAAAAGAATGTAAATGATGCGAATGAGTTCAACCAAGTTGCTGCAGACTTGATGCAAAGCCTAAGAAGCAAAGCTGCTGCAATTTCTGGTGAATCTCTGATCAAGTTTTCTGCAGGAGAAGCCAAAGTAGGGGCAGGATTTCAAACCGTGTATGCTCATGTAAAGTGCACTAATGATTTGTCAGAGCTAGAATGCAATGAATGCTTGACTGAAGGAATCTCCCACATCCCAACTTGCTGCAATGGAAAGATACGTGCAAGAATTTTTACCCCCAGTTGTAATCTTAGATATGACACACAGCTTTACTTTGATTCTCTAAGCGTTCTGCCACCTCAACCATCTCTTTCTCCTGCTCCATCATCCCCTACTGCCACTGCTACGCCCAAACAAGGTTTCTAA